A stretch of Candidatus Sulfotelmatobacter sp. DNA encodes these proteins:
- a CDS encoding glycosyltransferase family 2 protein yields MARIDVIVVCWNDKDKITTALDSVFALSEVRADPAFAQVVVSDNGSTDGSREFIRERYGTAVRIVENGANLGFAAACNRAFAVTGSEYVFLLNPDAELKDGALAAIVAFLDTHPRCGIAGSRIYNYDGSVQQSVGEFDTWAGAFLRSSAWGELPPFRRFANGAGLRDFDYDAPRRVDLAIGAALGIRRAMIAEIGPFDERFFLYHEEVDFAKRAADAGWETWFVPASEAVHEGMGSARGQYSVERRKQRSRRAYWVKHHGRVWYYSLVGALVGRYALGLGVLAGAIALGRRLLR; encoded by the coding sequence GTGGCCCGCATCGACGTCATCGTCGTCTGCTGGAACGACAAGGACAAGATCACGACCGCGCTCGACTCGGTGTTCGCCCTCTCCGAGGTGCGCGCCGACCCGGCCTTCGCGCAGGTCGTCGTCTCCGACAACGGCTCGACCGATGGGTCGCGCGAGTTCATCCGCGAGCGCTACGGGACCGCGGTGCGCATCGTCGAGAACGGCGCCAACCTGGGTTTCGCGGCCGCCTGCAATCGCGCGTTCGCGGTCACCGGCTCCGAGTACGTCTTCCTCTTGAATCCCGACGCGGAGCTCAAGGACGGCGCGCTGGCCGCGATCGTCGCGTTCCTCGACACGCATCCGCGCTGCGGGATCGCCGGCTCGCGCATCTACAATTACGACGGCAGCGTCCAACAGTCGGTCGGCGAGTTCGACACCTGGGCCGGCGCGTTTCTGCGGTCGAGCGCGTGGGGCGAGTTGCCGCCGTTCCGCCGTTTCGCCAACGGCGCCGGCCTGCGCGACTTCGACTACGACGCGCCGCGCCGCGTCGACTTGGCGATCGGGGCCGCGCTCGGGATCCGGCGCGCGATGATTGCCGAGATCGGGCCGTTCGACGAGCGATTCTTCCTCTACCACGAAGAGGTCGATTTCGCCAAGCGCGCCGCCGACGCGGGCTGGGAGACGTGGTTCGTCCCCGCCAGCGAAGCGGTCCACGAAGGGATGGGGAGTGCGCGCGGACAGTACAGCGTCGAACGCCGCAAGCAGCGCTCGCGCCGCGCGTACTGGGTGAAGCATCACGGGCGCGTCTGGTACTACAGCTTGGTCGGCGCGCTGGTCGGGCGCTACGCGCTCGGCCTGGGCGTGCTGGCCGGCGCGATCGCGCTGGGGCGGAGACTGCTGCGATAG
- a CDS encoding uracil-DNA glycosylase yields MSIAERTRRQVEIDRLTAVVAACRKCAIGATRRNSVFGEGDPCAALMVVGEGPGETEDKLGRPFVGRAGELLDKMLLAIGLPREDVFICNTVKCRPTIDVGHRLANRAPTPDEMRNCRPFLDEQIALIRPRVILALGAPAAKSFLGERFSISRQRGQWHEGPLGIPIIATFHPAYVLRQTGGSMNEVKRLVWNDLKQVRDRIARAADGGPEPPAVQDSLFD; encoded by the coding sequence ATGAGCATCGCCGAGCGCACGCGGCGGCAGGTCGAGATCGATCGGCTGACGGCGGTGGTTGCGGCGTGCCGCAAGTGCGCGATCGGCGCGACGCGTCGCAACAGCGTCTTCGGCGAGGGCGATCCGTGCGCGGCGCTGATGGTCGTCGGCGAAGGCCCCGGCGAGACCGAGGACAAGCTGGGCCGCCCGTTCGTCGGGCGTGCCGGCGAGTTGCTCGACAAGATGCTGCTGGCGATCGGCTTGCCGCGCGAAGACGTCTTCATCTGCAATACGGTCAAGTGCCGGCCGACGATCGACGTCGGTCATCGGCTCGCCAACCGAGCGCCCACGCCCGACGAGATGCGCAACTGCCGCCCGTTTCTGGACGAGCAGATCGCGCTGATCCGGCCGCGCGTGATCCTCGCGCTGGGCGCGCCAGCCGCCAAGTCGTTCTTGGGCGAGCGTTTCTCGATCAGTCGCCAGCGCGGCCAGTGGCACGAGGGGCCGCTGGGCATCCCGATCATCGCGACCTTCCATCCCGCCTACGTTCTGCGTCAAACCGGCGGCTCGATGAACGAGGTCAAGCGGCTGGTTTGGAACGACCTCAAGCAGGTCCGCGACCGGATCGCCCGCGCCGCCGACGGGGGGCCGGAACCACCCGCCGTCCAGGACTCGCTCTTCGACTAA
- a CDS encoding heavy metal-binding domain-containing protein, which produces MAIVPEAVTTFERVDGYRVVRSFGYAYGQASRPRNLLRHTFRSIGALIGLAPIEYLTDAERARGESLDALLHKAEDLGANGVIGLQFQATEDPDGATRVLAFGQAVLLEPEPGGARR; this is translated from the coding sequence GTGGCGATCGTGCCGGAAGCGGTCACGACGTTCGAGCGGGTCGACGGCTATCGCGTCGTGCGCTCCTTCGGCTACGCCTACGGGCAGGCCAGCCGGCCGCGCAACCTCTTGCGCCACACCTTTCGCAGCATCGGCGCGCTGATCGGGCTCGCGCCGATCGAATATCTCACCGACGCCGAGCGCGCCCGCGGCGAGTCGCTCGACGCGCTGTTGCACAAAGCCGAAGATCTGGGCGCCAACGGCGTCATCGGCTTGCAGTTCCAGGCCACCGAAGACCCCGACGGCGCGACCCGCGTGCTCGCGTTCGGACAAGCGGTGCTGCTCGAACCCGAGCCCGGCGGCGCGCGGCGATGA
- a CDS encoding amidohydrolase family protein, with protein sequence MPPFLLRPDAVFDGAELHRGWSVLVDGERIAAAGPDLAVPDGAQTVTLAGATLLPGLIDLHTHVLLRPYDERSWDDQVLRDLQALRVARAVPALARTLAAGFTTIRDLGTEGADEADVGLRNAIDEGTIPGPRIFAVTRAIVAHGLYGPGGFIPECCIHQGADEVDGPESIYRIVRQQISRGADWIKVYADSRHGPGGVSRPSFSREDLELIVRLAGDSGLRVAAHANTEEGMVRAARAGVTTVEHGNGGDDEVFAILAQHNVAYVPTIAAYEAIWRYRGLPADDPVYEQKRRSFQAARESGVVIANGSDIGVFPHGQNARELELLVAHGMTPAEALVAATRTAAKVLRRDDLGIVREGATADLVAVDGDPTADISALRRVRRVWKGGAVVGA encoded by the coding sequence ATGCCCCCGTTCTTGCTCCGCCCGGACGCCGTTTTCGACGGTGCCGAGCTCCATCGCGGCTGGTCCGTGCTGGTCGACGGCGAGCGGATCGCCGCCGCCGGCCCCGACCTGGCGGTCCCCGATGGCGCCCAAACCGTGACGCTGGCGGGCGCGACGCTGCTGCCGGGTCTGATCGACCTGCACACGCACGTGCTGCTGCGGCCGTACGACGAGCGCTCGTGGGACGACCAGGTGCTGCGCGACCTGCAAGCGCTGCGCGTCGCCCGTGCCGTGCCGGCGCTGGCGCGCACGCTGGCCGCCGGCTTCACCACCATTCGCGACCTGGGCACCGAGGGCGCCGACGAGGCCGACGTCGGCCTGCGCAACGCGATCGACGAAGGCACGATCCCGGGCCCGCGCATCTTCGCGGTCACCCGCGCGATCGTCGCGCACGGGCTCTACGGCCCGGGCGGCTTCATCCCCGAGTGCTGCATCCACCAAGGCGCCGACGAGGTCGACGGTCCGGAGTCGATCTATCGCATCGTGCGCCAACAGATCTCGCGCGGCGCCGATTGGATCAAGGTGTACGCCGACTCGCGCCACGGCCCCGGCGGGGTCTCACGTCCGTCGTTCTCGCGCGAGGACCTCGAGCTGATCGTGCGCCTCGCCGGCGACTCCGGGCTGCGCGTCGCCGCGCACGCCAACACCGAGGAAGGGATGGTGCGCGCCGCGCGCGCCGGCGTCACGACGGTCGAGCACGGCAACGGCGGCGACGACGAAGTCTTCGCGATCCTGGCGCAGCACAACGTCGCCTACGTCCCCACCATCGCCGCCTACGAGGCGATCTGGCGCTACCGCGGCCTGCCCGCCGACGACCCCGTCTACGAGCAGAAGCGCCGCTCGTTCCAGGCCGCGCGCGAGAGCGGCGTCGTCATCGCCAACGGCAGCGACATCGGCGTCTTCCCCCACGGCCAGAACGCCCGCGAGCTCGAGCTTCTCGTCGCGCACGGCATGACCCCGGCCGAGGCGCTCGTCGCCGCGACGCGAACCGCGGCGAAAGTGCTGCGACGCGACGACCTCGGCATCGTCCGCGAAGGCGCGACCGCCGATCTGGTCGCCGTCGACGGCGACCCGACCGCCGATATCAGCGCGCTGCGCCGCGTCCGCCGGGTTTGGAAGGGCGGCGCCGTAGTCGGAGCTTAG
- the secA gene encoding preprotein translocase subunit SecA gives MAFLKTLFDANERELVRLRRTVERVNALEPSIASLSDDELTGKTAEFKQRLENGETLDQLLPEAFAVVRETGKRVLGMRHFDVQIMGGQALHEGNVAEMRTGEGKTLVATLPVYLNALTGKGVHVVTVNDYLAKRDAEWMGPIYTALGMTVGVIQHDLDHATRKAAYDSDITYVTNNEVGFDYLRDNMAWALDQMVQRHLNFAIVDEVDSILIDEARTPLIISGQGHDATELYGQFAKIIPRLVKDEDFTVDQKSHAVPITEKGVAKVEKMLGISNLYDQRNLELTHQLNAALKAWHLFHKDQQYIVKDGEVVIVDEFTGRLMYGRRYSDGIHQAIEAKEGLNVRSEDQTLATITFQNYFRLYDKLAGMTGTAKTEEREFREIYGLNVVVLPTNRAVQRKDNQDIVYRTEEAKFNAVIDDIIAEHEKGRPVLVGTRSIEKSERLAMLLRRRGVECNVLNAKYHEQEAQIIKDAGIAGAVTIATNMAGRGVDIKLGETVPEAGGLHIIGTERHESRRIDNQLRGRSGRQGDPGTTRFYIALEDELMRLFGQERLQKMMDFVKFTDETPLESGLLGRSIENAQSKVENHNYEIRKSVLEYDDVMNKQREIIYAERRRVLEGQPLRDFFVDTLRRKAGYAVDTGAPEEEHPSEWNLQAIIDEMDLIFPVKDQITVDELEKLDREGMKERMFALALAAYEAKEAEIGPELMRMVESQYIMLPIIDRLWVDHLYIMDALKSGIGLRGYGQKDPRVEYEKEAYDIFEDLKNNIADEAIKAVFAMRVEIGPPPPEGGEGGPPPGDGYAMPQFAPVPSGEIAPQPMAAAPAAVPASPRMDPATAERLLGPAPKYEATNVRTNIADGGEPTKPKPAVAAGEKVGRNDLCPCGSGKKYKRCHGAAA, from the coding sequence ATGGCCTTCCTCAAGACCCTGTTCGACGCTAACGAGCGCGAGCTCGTGCGGCTGCGCCGCACCGTCGAACGCGTCAACGCGCTCGAACCGTCCATCGCGTCCCTCTCGGATGACGAGCTGACCGGGAAGACCGCCGAGTTCAAGCAGCGTCTCGAAAACGGCGAGACGCTCGACCAGCTGTTGCCCGAAGCGTTCGCCGTCGTCCGGGAGACCGGTAAGCGCGTCCTGGGGATGCGGCACTTCGACGTGCAGATCATGGGCGGTCAGGCGCTGCACGAAGGCAACGTCGCCGAGATGCGGACCGGCGAAGGCAAGACGCTGGTCGCGACGCTGCCGGTCTACCTCAACGCGCTGACCGGCAAAGGCGTCCACGTCGTCACCGTCAACGACTACTTGGCCAAGCGCGACGCCGAGTGGATGGGCCCCATCTATACGGCGCTGGGGATGACCGTCGGGGTCATCCAGCACGACCTCGACCACGCCACCCGCAAGGCCGCGTACGATTCGGACATCACCTACGTCACCAACAACGAGGTCGGGTTCGACTACCTGCGCGACAACATGGCCTGGGCGCTCGACCAGATGGTGCAGCGCCACCTCAACTTCGCGATCGTCGACGAAGTCGACTCGATCCTGATCGACGAGGCGCGCACGCCGCTCATCATCAGCGGTCAAGGTCACGACGCGACCGAGCTGTACGGCCAGTTCGCCAAGATCATCCCGCGCCTGGTCAAGGACGAGGACTTCACCGTCGACCAGAAGTCGCACGCGGTGCCCATCACCGAGAAGGGCGTCGCCAAGGTCGAGAAGATGCTCGGCATCTCCAACCTCTACGACCAGCGCAACCTCGAGCTCACCCACCAGCTCAACGCGGCGCTCAAGGCCTGGCACCTGTTCCACAAGGACCAGCAGTACATCGTCAAGGACGGCGAGGTCGTCATCGTCGACGAGTTCACCGGCCGCCTGATGTACGGCCGGCGCTACTCCGACGGCATCCACCAGGCGATCGAAGCGAAGGAAGGGCTCAACGTCCGCAGCGAGGACCAAACGCTGGCGACGATCACCTTCCAGAACTACTTCCGCCTCTACGACAAGCTGGCCGGGATGACCGGTACCGCCAAGACCGAAGAGCGCGAGTTCCGCGAGATTTACGGGTTGAACGTCGTCGTGCTGCCGACCAACCGGGCCGTGCAGCGCAAGGACAATCAGGACATCGTCTACCGCACCGAAGAGGCGAAGTTCAACGCCGTCATCGACGACATCATCGCCGAGCACGAGAAGGGCCGCCCGGTCCTGGTCGGCACGCGCTCGATCGAGAAGTCGGAGCGGCTGGCCATGCTGCTGCGCCGGCGCGGCGTCGAGTGCAACGTCCTCAACGCGAAATATCACGAGCAGGAAGCGCAGATCATCAAGGACGCCGGTATCGCCGGCGCCGTGACGATCGCCACCAACATGGCCGGTCGCGGCGTCGACATCAAGCTCGGCGAGACCGTCCCCGAAGCGGGCGGCCTGCACATCATCGGCACCGAGCGCCACGAGTCGCGCCGGATCGACAACCAGCTGCGCGGCCGTTCCGGCCGTCAGGGCGATCCGGGGACGACCCGCTTCTACATCGCGCTCGAGGACGAGCTGATGCGGCTGTTCGGTCAAGAGCGGCTGCAGAAGATGATGGACTTCGTCAAGTTCACCGACGAGACGCCGCTCGAGTCGGGGCTGCTGGGCCGCTCGATCGAGAACGCGCAGTCGAAGGTCGAGAACCACAACTACGAGATCCGCAAGTCGGTGCTCGAGTACGACGACGTCATGAACAAGCAGCGCGAGATCATCTACGCCGAACGGCGCCGGGTGCTCGAGGGTCAGCCGCTGCGCGACTTCTTCGTCGACACGCTGCGCCGCAAGGCCGGCTACGCCGTCGACACCGGCGCACCCGAAGAAGAGCACCCCTCGGAGTGGAACCTCCAAGCGATCATCGACGAGATGGACCTGATCTTCCCCGTGAAGGATCAGATCACGGTCGACGAGCTAGAGAAGCTCGACCGTGAGGGCATGAAGGAGCGCATGTTCGCGCTCGCGCTGGCCGCGTACGAAGCGAAGGAAGCCGAGATCGGTCCCGAGCTGATGCGGATGGTCGAGTCGCAGTACATCATGCTGCCGATCATCGACCGGCTGTGGGTCGACCATCTCTACATCATGGACGCGCTCAAGAGCGGGATCGGTCTGCGCGGCTACGGCCAGAAAGACCCGCGCGTCGAGTACGAAAAAGAGGCCTACGACATCTTCGAGGACCTCAAGAACAACATCGCGGACGAAGCGATCAAGGCGGTCTTCGCGATGCGCGTCGAGATCGGTCCGCCGCCGCCCGAGGGCGGCGAGGGCGGTCCGCCTCCGGGCGACGGCTACGCGATGCCGCAGTTCGCGCCCGTGCCCAGCGGCGAGATCGCACCGCAGCCGATGGCCGCCGCGCCCGCGGCGGTGCCGGCTTCGCCGCGGATGGATCCGGCCACCGCGGAACGGCTGCTCGGCCCCGCGCCCAAGTACGAGGCGACCAACGTGCGCACCAACATCGCCGACGGCGGCGAGCCCACCAAGCCGAAACCGGCGGTCGCGGCGGGCGAGAAGGTGGGCCGCAACGACCTCTGCCCGTGCGGCAGCGGCAAGAAGTACAAGCGCTGCCACGGAGCAGCCGCGTAG
- the rlmN gene encoding 23S rRNA (adenine(2503)-C(2))-methyltransferase RlmN, whose amino-acid sequence MLSPRDLWIAEKARPAGYADAAAFALAHGLKGYRLDQLYRAATKELVADLDAITPLPKELRVALAAEGFALESVAPTVVQRSRDGQTTKALFRLHDGNEVEAVLMEHHNDRTTVCISSQAGCAYACAFCSTGQAGFTRNLSATEIFDQARYFARELAGRGKKITNIVFMGMGEPFANYDAVMDAVALLHDPHGFGLGHRHITISTVGLVDKIDRFATEHTQVNLAISLHAPTDATRSRIMPVNRKFSTDDLMAAVERYIAATKRKVFFEYVMLAGVNDSDDDARALAKRMRGPLYHVNLIPYNSTPDAALRGTDDGRIWAFAKLLEDAGVAVTVRTPMGRDIAAACGQLRADSQPKAQKAAALEPA is encoded by the coding sequence ATGCTCTCGCCCCGGGACCTGTGGATCGCCGAGAAGGCGCGGCCCGCCGGCTATGCCGACGCGGCCGCGTTCGCGCTCGCGCACGGGCTGAAGGGTTATCGCCTCGATCAGCTCTACCGCGCCGCGACCAAGGAGCTGGTCGCCGACCTGGACGCGATCACGCCGCTGCCGAAGGAGCTGCGCGTCGCGCTGGCCGCCGAAGGCTTCGCGCTCGAGAGCGTCGCGCCGACCGTCGTACAGCGCTCGCGCGACGGGCAGACGACCAAGGCACTCTTCCGGCTCCACGACGGCAACGAAGTCGAAGCCGTGCTGATGGAGCACCACAACGACCGCACGACGGTCTGCATCTCCTCGCAGGCCGGGTGCGCGTACGCATGCGCGTTCTGCTCGACCGGTCAAGCCGGCTTCACCCGCAATCTGAGCGCGACGGAGATCTTCGACCAGGCGCGCTACTTCGCGCGCGAGCTGGCCGGCCGCGGCAAGAAGATCACCAACATCGTCTTCATGGGGATGGGCGAGCCGTTCGCCAACTACGACGCCGTCATGGACGCCGTCGCGCTGCTGCACGATCCCCACGGCTTCGGCCTGGGCCATCGGCACATCACCATTTCGACCGTCGGCCTGGTCGACAAGATCGATCGCTTCGCGACCGAGCACACGCAGGTCAATCTGGCGATCTCGCTGCACGCGCCGACCGACGCGACCCGCTCGCGCATCATGCCGGTCAACCGCAAGTTCTCGACCGACGACCTGATGGCGGCCGTCGAACGCTACATCGCCGCCACGAAGCGCAAGGTCTTCTTCGAGTACGTGATGCTGGCCGGCGTCAACGACTCCGACGACGACGCGCGCGCGCTGGCCAAGCGCATGCGCGGTCCGTTGTATCACGTCAACCTGATCCCCTACAACAGCACGCCGGACGCCGCGCTGCGTGGCACCGACGACGGCCGCATCTGGGCGTTCGCGAAGCTGCTCGAAGACGCCGGCGTCGCCGTCACGGTCCGCACTCCGATGGGCCGCGACATCGCCGCCGCCTGCGGCCAGCTGCGCGCCGACAGCCAGCCGAAGGCGCAGAAGGCCGCGGCACTTGAACCGGCTTGA
- a CDS encoding fasciclin domain-containing protein, protein MPLTRAAACRSMAAALFALSAAPLAAGRALADGHALAVEGHQASILDAVSADPQLSTFTAALQASGLATTLGGSGTSYTVFAPSDEAFRAWAGGNDPAAAVRAASPAALRAMLQHHIVDDVLPLALDPGSLGETYDAQTEAGDKIHVDVDSRGVAVDGVRCGRDLRAANGEVRVIGKVLADPVPAAAS, encoded by the coding sequence ATGCCGCTGACCCGTGCCGCCGCATGCCGTTCGATGGCGGCTGCGTTGTTCGCCCTAAGCGCCGCGCCCCTCGCGGCCGGCCGCGCCCTCGCTGACGGCCATGCTCTGGCCGTCGAGGGTCATCAAGCCAGCATCCTCGACGCCGTGAGCGCCGACCCGCAGCTGAGCACCTTCACTGCCGCCCTTCAAGCGAGCGGCCTGGCCACGACCCTGGGTGGGTCGGGGACCAGTTACACTGTCTTCGCCCCCAGCGACGAAGCCTTCCGGGCCTGGGCCGGCGGGAACGACCCCGCCGCGGCCGTCCGCGCGGCGTCGCCGGCGGCGCTGCGGGCGATGCTCCAGCACCACATCGTCGACGACGTCCTTCCGCTCGCCCTCGACCCCGGCTCGCTGGGTGAGACCTACGACGCCCAGACGGAAGCCGGTGACAAGATCCACGTGGACGTGGACAGCCGCGGGGTCGCCGTCGACGGCGTTCGCTGCGGGCGCGACCTACGCGCCGCCAACGGCGAGGTCCGCGTCATCGGAAAGGTCTTGGCCGACCCGGTGCCTGCCGCCGCCTCGTAA